DNA sequence from the Alteribacter lacisalsi genome:
TTTTAAAATTGAAACTACGTAAGAGTATAATCAAACCTGAGCCAAACGTCACGTCCCCTCTGAACTTTTACTTGAAATATTTTCATTCATGAATCATCATGTTATGATAGTCTTTAGGATTATTATGGCGAATGGGGGCTTGTCGGTGGGAGACGGGACGGGAAAAAGTCGAACAATCGTTACAATCTATGGACAGCAGTACACAATCGTCGGTAAAGAGAGCTCCGACCACGTCAGGAAAGTTGCTGCCCTTGTCAATCATAAAATGAAAGAAATAAAAGGGAGCAATCCCTATCTGGACACAGGAAAGCTGGCTGTTCTGGCCGCTTTAAATATAGGAGATGAGCTTGTAAAGCTCAAGGAGAATACAAAAAAAGAGAAAGACGGGGAATAAATTACATGTTGAGTCTGATTCTATTTATCGTTTTACTTATGAGTTTTCTAATTGGATTCAGGCGGGGCCTGATTCTCCAACTGGTTCATCTGCTCGGTTTTGTCGTTGCTTTTCTTGTAGCGTGGTTTTACTACCAGGAGCTTGCGGCATACATAAGACTGTGGATTCCATTTCCGACCTTCGGAAACGATCTCATGCTTGAAGCCTTCTCGGCAGAAGAAGTTTATTATAATGGGATTGCGTTTGCCATCTTGTTCTTTGCTGTGAAAATTCTGATGCAGATTATTGGATCGATGTTTGACTTTCTTGCACATCTGCCAATTCTGTCTACGATTAACGGATGGCTCGGCGGCATTCTCGGGTTCCTCGAAGGGCTCCTGATTGTCGTCATTCTTGTCCACCTTGCGGCCATTATACAGATTGATTTTCTGCAGCAGATGCTTCAGAATTCAACTGTCGCACAGCTGATCTTTGACTACACACCGGTCATATCAAACCAGTTGAAAGAGTTATGGCTTGATGTGGCTTCAGGAGAGACTTCCTTTTTTTCGTAAAGGGAAGTCTTTTCTTTTGCCCGGGAAATGCCCGGTCGACTGATTAGTTGCGGGACAGTACCGGGATTGGATAAGATGAAAAGGTGAACAGGCAATAATCAACGCTCTTTTCGTAACTTGGAAAACAACGGAAAACGAAAGAGGTGACGGCACATGGCCGCTTATAATAAAAAGGAAATCATCCAGACACTTGAACATATTGCAGTCTACCTTGAGATTAAAGGAGAGAACGCTTTTCGCGTATCCGCCTACCGCAAAGCTGCGCAGGCTCTTGAGCGCGATGAACGTACAATTGATGAGATCGGTGACCCGTCAAAACTGAAAGGAATCGGAAAAGGGACCGCTTCAATAATTACAGAACTGAGGGAAGACGGACGTTCTTCTTTTCTTGATGAATTGAAAGAGGAAATTCCATCGGGTCTTATTACCCTTCTGTCCCTTCCCGGGATGGGCGGTAAAAAGATCGGGAAGCTTTATAAGGAGCTTGGTGTAGAAGACGCAGCAGGACTCCGGAAAGCCTGTGAAGAGAAAAAGGTACAGAATCTTGCCGGGTTCGGTGCGAAAACCGAAGAAAAAATCCTGAAAGCTCTGGATGACTTCGGCAAGCGCCCTGATCGTCTTCCGATTGCGCATGTCATGACTGCAGTGGAGGACATCACAGGCAGACTGAATGAATTTACCGGAATAAATCGTTTTGAGCTTGCAGGCAGTTTCAGGCGCGGACGCGAAACGGTAAAAGATTTGGACTTTATCATTTCCACATTTAAGCCGGAAGAAGTCGGTTCTCAGATTACAATGATGGATAATATCGAAACGATTGTAAGTAACGGGGAGACGAAAATCAGCCTGGAGCTTGCTTACCCGGAAGGACTTATTGTTCCTGTGGACTTCCGTATGGTTGAAGATGATGCCTTTGCAACAACTCTGCATCATTTTACCGGATCAAAGGATCACAACGTGCTCATGCGTCAGCGGGCGAAGGAAAAAAGCGAGAAGATCAGTGAATATGGTGTGGAGTCGGCTGAAACAGGAGAAGTAATTACCTTTAAGGATGAACCTGCATTCTTTGCTCACTTCAATCTTCCGTACATCCCGCCTGAAGTGCGTGAGGGTTATGACGAACTTGAAACAAAAGAAGCTGACCTTGCGCTGGTGGAAACCGGGGACATCAAAGCAGATCTTCATATGCACACCACCTGGAGTGATGGGGCCCAGTCGATCAAGGAAATGGTGGAAGCCAACCGAGAACGGGGCTATACCCATATGGCCATTACCGATCACTCCAAATTTCTCCGGGTTGCCAATGGCCTGAATGAAGAAAGATTGAAACGTCAGCACGAGGAAATTCGTAAATTGAATGAAGAGTACAGTGATTTTACAATATTGACCGGGATTGAAATGGATATTTTACCGGACGGATCCCTTGATTTTGCCGATGACATCCTTAAGGAAACGGATTTCGTAATTGCCTCGATTCACTCTGCATTTAAGCAGGACGAAGAGACGATCATGAAGCGGCTGGAAACTGCGATGCACAATCCATACGTGGCCATGATCGCCCATCCGACCGGACGTCTGATTGGCAGACGTGACGGCTATCAAGTTGATATGGACCGGCTGATTCAGACAGCAGCCAAAACTGATACTATTCTGGAGCTGAACGCAAACCCGAACCGCCTGGATCTCGCGTCCGAGTACGTCAGGAAAGCGCAGGAACAAGGTGTGAAAATCGGAATCAATACAGATGCCCACCGCTTCGATATGCTCACACATATGCCGGTGGGAGTCAAAGCCGCCCGCCGGGGCTGGCTGAAAAAAGATACAGTTGTGAACACGTGGGATGTTGAAACACTTATTACGTTTTTAAACAGAAATCGCTGATGTAAACAGGAGGTGCTCCCTTCTATGAAGAGGGTTTGCCGGATTTTAGAATATGAAAAGATGAAAAAGCAGCTAATGCAGCACGCTGGTTCCTCACTTGGAAAAAAGCGTGTGGAGAGGCTTATGCCTGTGACAGATCTGGAAGAAGTCAGGCTTGCACAGAAGGCCACGTATGAAGGAGCGAAGATTCTAAGGCTGAAGGGACAGGCTCCACTCGGCGGGATCCGTGATATACGTGCCTCCATTAAACGTGCAGCAATCGGGGGAATGCTTAACGAGCAGGAACTTCTCGATATTGCCTCTACAATATATGGAAGCCGCCGATTTAAGCAGTTTATCGAGCAGTGTGAGGAGGACGAACTGAATGTGCCCCTTCTGGCGGAACTTGCGGCTTCGTATGTGCCGCTTACGGACCTCGAGCGGACGATAAAGCAGTCGATTGATGAAAACGGGGAAATGCTCGATTCTGCCAGCAGTCAGCTAAGAACCGTCCGCCAGCAGATCAGAAGCCACGAATCAGCGATTCGATCCAAACTTGAAAACATTACCCGGTCCTCTTCTGCCCGTAAAATGCTGTCTGATGCTATCATCACGATCCGTAACGATCGTTACGTAATCCCGGTTAAGCAGGAGTACAGAGGCCAGTTTGGCGGCCTCGTCCATGACCAGAGCTCATCCGGTGCCACGCTTTTCATCGAGCCGGATGCGGTAGTGTCGATTAACAACCAGCTCAGGGAAGCCCGGGTTAAGGAGCGTCAGGAGATTGAAAGAATTCTTCATGAACTTACAGCTGAAACGGCAGAGAATGGAGACGAGCTTACTCTTGTAGTCGATGCCATGGAGGAAGCGGACTTCATTTTTGCTAAGGCTTATTACAGCAGGGAAATAAAAGGGACACAGCCTTCATTGAACGAAGAGGGAAGGCTCGAGTTTAAAAAAGCGCGTCACCCGCTGATTCCCTCAGATGAAATTGTACCAATCGATGTTGAATTGGGCGGCTCGTTCCAGTCCCTCGTCATTACGGGTCCGAACACAGGGGGAAAAACGGTTACGCTGAAGACAATCGGACTGCTGACACTTATGGCTCAGTCAGGCCTGCATATTCCATGTGAGGAAGGCTCTGAGGCCGCTGTGTTTAAGAAGATCTTCGCAGACATTGGAGATGAGCAGTCTATTGAACAAAGCTTAAGTACGTTCAGTTCCCATATGACCAACATCGTCAGCATACTTGATGATCTGGATCACGAAAGTCTCGTTCTTTTTGACGAACTTGGAGCCGGAACAGACCCGACTGAAGGGGCGGCACTGGCAATTTCCATTCTCGAC
Encoded proteins:
- a CDS encoding CvpA family protein, coding for MLSLILFIVLLMSFLIGFRRGLILQLVHLLGFVVAFLVAWFYYQELAAYIRLWIPFPTFGNDLMLEAFSAEEVYYNGIAFAILFFAVKILMQIIGSMFDFLAHLPILSTINGWLGGILGFLEGLLIVVILVHLAAIIQIDFLQQMLQNSTVAQLIFDYTPVISNQLKELWLDVASGETSFFS
- a CDS encoding endonuclease MutS2; the encoded protein is MKRVCRILEYEKMKKQLMQHAGSSLGKKRVERLMPVTDLEEVRLAQKATYEGAKILRLKGQAPLGGIRDIRASIKRAAIGGMLNEQELLDIASTIYGSRRFKQFIEQCEEDELNVPLLAELAASYVPLTDLERTIKQSIDENGEMLDSASSQLRTVRQQIRSHESAIRSKLENITRSSSARKMLSDAIITIRNDRYVIPVKQEYRGQFGGLVHDQSSSGATLFIEPDAVVSINNQLREARVKERQEIERILHELTAETAENGDELTLVVDAMEEADFIFAKAYYSREIKGTQPSLNEEGRLEFKKARHPLIPSDEIVPIDVELGGSFQSLVITGPNTGGKTVTLKTIGLLTLMAQSGLHIPCEEGSEAAVFKKIFADIGDEQSIEQSLSTFSSHMTNIVSILDDLDHESLVLFDELGAGTDPTEGAALAISILDYVYKVGARVAATTHYSELKGYAYNREGVINASVEFDVETLRPTYRLMIGVPGRSNAFAISRRLGLRQDVIEEAQSQIGADTNKIENMIASLDDSRKQAEREMEETARHRREAERLHRELESEMDRFEQEKERAMEQAEQKAKEAVQKAKQEAEEIIEYLREVQKSNPAIKDHELIEAKKMLDEASPELRTGKKPKKQKKTAGVEADKLMPGDEVKVISFDQKGHIVEKVSDKEFYVQLGMMKMKVKTADLQYLSRPKQEQKTPLAAVRGKDAHVKSELDLRGERFEDAMLLVDKYLDDALLAGYHQVSIIHGKGTGALRKGVQEKLKRHRNVTATRMGGMNEGGSGVTVAELK
- the polX gene encoding DNA polymerase/3'-5' exonuclease PolX, which translates into the protein MAAYNKKEIIQTLEHIAVYLEIKGENAFRVSAYRKAAQALERDERTIDEIGDPSKLKGIGKGTASIITELREDGRSSFLDELKEEIPSGLITLLSLPGMGGKKIGKLYKELGVEDAAGLRKACEEKKVQNLAGFGAKTEEKILKALDDFGKRPDRLPIAHVMTAVEDITGRLNEFTGINRFELAGSFRRGRETVKDLDFIISTFKPEEVGSQITMMDNIETIVSNGETKISLELAYPEGLIVPVDFRMVEDDAFATTLHHFTGSKDHNVLMRQRAKEKSEKISEYGVESAETGEVITFKDEPAFFAHFNLPYIPPEVREGYDELETKEADLALVETGDIKADLHMHTTWSDGAQSIKEMVEANRERGYTHMAITDHSKFLRVANGLNEERLKRQHEEIRKLNEEYSDFTILTGIEMDILPDGSLDFADDILKETDFVIASIHSAFKQDEETIMKRLETAMHNPYVAMIAHPTGRLIGRRDGYQVDMDRLIQTAAKTDTILELNANPNRLDLASEYVRKAQEQGVKIGINTDAHRFDMLTHMPVGVKAARRGWLKKDTVVNTWDVETLITFLNRNR
- the zapA gene encoding cell division protein ZapA gives rise to the protein MANGGLSVGDGTGKSRTIVTIYGQQYTIVGKESSDHVRKVAALVNHKMKEIKGSNPYLDTGKLAVLAALNIGDELVKLKENTKKEKDGE